From a single Aminobacterium mobile DSM 12262 genomic region:
- a CDS encoding sodium:solute symporter family protein: protein MNVLTFSAALLVFSVLGLGIAVSKKVGNVSDYTVAGKKAGVSGVVGVIMGALMGGASTVGTVQMAYKYGLSAWWFTLGGGVGCIILGLGFASRLREANVTTIPGFLKKNYGMSVSIVSMIASSLGTYIAIVAQFLSGVALLQSILPLSPFVSSMIVVFFVLGFLYLGGLKSYSLIGKVKIIMLFLTLGSSAALIFIQGATPLCLIKSMPSSPFFNFFGAGISKGIGAFFSTIVGVFCTQIYLQGIFAASDPQVARRGALLAGVLIPPLGLMGVYIGLYMRSIGGSIDPAHALPIFIRLHFPPVVGGVFLAGIFITVVGAAAGLSFGVATNLVQDFLNNISYISQRMKGAKGLLLSRATVAVIVVSAACLGIVFRGDLILNWSYLSMSLRGVGTFLPLIVALLYPGALSPFWAFLSAIAGLGAALMTPLFSHSVEPLFVGLLLSGILTFVGLFVGR from the coding sequence TTGAACGTCTTAACTTTTTCTGCTGCATTGCTGGTCTTTTCTGTTTTAGGTCTTGGGATTGCAGTTTCTAAAAAAGTAGGGAATGTTTCAGATTATACAGTGGCTGGGAAAAAAGCGGGTGTTTCAGGAGTTGTAGGGGTGATTATGGGGGCCTTAATGGGAGGAGCTTCTACTGTAGGTACAGTTCAAATGGCCTACAAATATGGTCTTTCTGCTTGGTGGTTTACACTTGGAGGCGGTGTAGGATGTATTATCCTTGGTCTAGGCTTCGCTTCCCGCCTGCGTGAGGCAAATGTAACGACAATCCCAGGTTTTTTGAAGAAAAACTACGGAATGTCTGTAAGCATTGTTTCCATGATTGCATCTTCCTTAGGCACTTATATTGCTATTGTTGCCCAGTTTCTTTCTGGAGTCGCCTTGCTGCAGAGTATCCTCCCTTTATCTCCATTTGTTTCATCGATGATAGTGGTATTTTTTGTTTTAGGCTTTCTCTATCTCGGGGGATTAAAGAGCTATAGCCTTATTGGCAAGGTGAAGATCATAATGCTTTTTCTTACTTTGGGATCGTCAGCAGCTTTGATTTTTATTCAAGGTGCTACGCCTCTTTGCCTGATAAAGAGCATGCCTTCGTCTCCCTTTTTCAATTTTTTCGGCGCAGGGATTTCGAAGGGGATTGGTGCCTTTTTTTCCACGATTGTCGGTGTTTTTTGCACGCAAATTTATCTCCAGGGAATTTTTGCTGCATCTGATCCTCAAGTAGCTCGTAGAGGGGCATTGCTTGCCGGCGTATTAATTCCACCTTTAGGTTTGATGGGGGTTTACATTGGCCTCTATATGCGAAGTATTGGAGGTAGTATAGACCCAGCTCACGCGTTGCCCATCTTTATTCGTCTTCATTTCCCACCTGTTGTTGGAGGCGTTTTTTTAGCTGGGATTTTTATTACAGTTGTCGGAGCTGCAGCAGGTCTCTCTTTTGGCGTCGCCACTAATTTAGTACAAGATTTCCTTAACAATATATCGTATATTTCACAAAGGATGAAGGGAGCGAAGGGACTCCTTTTAAGTCGTGCAACAGTTGCTGTTATTGTCGTTAGTGCAGCCTGTCTGGGAATTGTTTTTAGAGGCGACCTCATTTTAAATTGGAGCTATTTGAGCATGAGTTTACGGGGAGTAGGTACTTTTTTGCCTCTCATTGTGGCTCTCCTTTACCCTGGAGCGTTGTCTCCTTTCTGGGCTTTTCTATCTGCCATTGCTGGGTTAGGTGCTGCCCTTATGACCCCTCTTTTTTCCCATTCAGTAGAGCCGCTTTTTGTAGGACTTTTACTTTCAGGAATACTGACATTTGTAGGGCTATTTGTCGGGAGGTGA